Part of the Methanofastidiosum sp. genome is shown below.
ATAAGGCTTATTATGCGAAATAATTATACATTTATGTTTTATTTTAGACATTGATGATGGACAATATGTTAAACGCCTTTTCTTATTAACCAAATAGAAAATATAGTTAATAATACTATTAAGATTGAAATAATTACATTTGTAACACTAAGCAATCTCGAAGCGTAAAGATAAGAGTATTCTGATATAGTTTTGATAGATGACAAATTATGCTTTTCTCTTTGGATTAACTGAGATACAAAATGGTCAAAAGTTTCATCTGGAATTTCGCCATTTAAGACTTTAAATTGAGAATTTATTAATGCTAATAATCCTTCTTTGATATTTGGCTCACAGTAAAAGAAGATCATATTTATTACATTATCAACGAATCTTTTGATATCCTTTTTCCCCAACATCGGATCAATGTCTAAGTATTTACTCAAAGAGTTTCTTTCGTAATCTATATGATAATAATGGTCTATCATGAATTCCAATATTTCTGACAATTCATCAATAGGATAATCTAAAGAATTCTCAAGTTCTTTATTGAGTATAGTTAAGTACTCAATATCTTTTTGTAACTCCATCCCTAAAATAGTAATAAAATCATTTCCATATATGACATCTTTGCGATCTATTACCTCTTTTATGCAATCGTCATCAAATTTTTCTTTACTACATAGTTTTGTTCCAGATTTAAATATTGAATAAGTAATAGCCAAAATTAGATTAGGGTAGTATTTAACAAATTTGAATTGATATCCTAATCTTTTTCTTAGGGGTTTAATATAAAATATTCCAGACATAGAAAAAAGAATTATTAAGATGGGTAAAATTATTAAGACTATATTTTTAAAAAATAAATCTCTCAAGAAAAAAGAAAAAAATAGAGATGTAATAATTATAGATATGAATATGGATGTTAAATTTAAAAAAATAAGATAATCAAATATCTTATAGGTAACCCAACTTGACCTATGTTTATAAAATTTATATCCCCAATAAAATAAAGTGGATAAAGGAAACAAAATTAGAACTATATTTATGATGGATACAGTATTTTGATACCAAAAATCAAAGATATTGAGCAATAAAGAAAAATAAATAAGAGTAAGTAAAGTTATTTTAAATGAATAGTCCATATAGTTACGATTTTTCCAAAAGGGATATTTTGGTAGAAATGGTATCATTATTATCAAAATAAAATCAAAAATATAATGCCATTTAGACTGATTAGCATTGTCAATATTGTATATAATTTCATCAACTATATCTTCAATTTCTTGATCTTTATTCTTACTAGTTTGCAAGATAAGCACCAAACAATTATGGTTGTACTATTCTTTCCTAGATCCGCCTGCGAAAGGAATAAAGTTTTGTATAGTAGCATCTTCAAAACTACGTTTGAAGAAATTAATTGCCTTTTCAGAGAGGTTTGGTTCCCTAGAGTCTAAAGTGAAACCAAAAAATCTAGATTCATTGATGTCAAGATTATCAAAAATAGATGGATTAGCCTCGTTTTTATCATTAAGTGGCAATAAAAGAGATCCCCTATATTCCAATTTGTCTTTTTGATAGTATTCTCCTTTGATAATTCCAACATTTTTTTCAATTTTTTTAAATTCCAATAAAAGTATTAATTCATTATACTTCTGATCTTCGAAAGGCATATTCTCTTCTTTTAATATCTTTAGTACATCATCTTTGAGAGGAAAACTTTCTACCTTGCTATGAATTATTTCTTTTTCCAATTTATCAATTTCATCCATTTAAATCCCTTAATATCCTAATATTGGAATTACTCATATATAACAATATGGAGTCGTTATTGTATTGGTATATTTTTACTAATTTATTGTCTAGGTCTGAGGTACCCAAAAACACTGATTATAAGTGCGACGGCACCCAAAAAGATAGAAAGCCAAGCATACTTTATGGCAGAATCCTGGTACTTATTTTCAATCAGTTCACTTCTCTCTAGTATCATCACTTCAACTTTAGGCAAATAAATATCTATGTCAGATTCAATCATGTTTTTTGTATCATTACTCAAGAAATCATATTTTTTAAACATATAGTTATTTAAAAATATCTTTGAATTAATTAAATATTTTTTTATTTCATTAAAACATGATCTTTCATATTTAAGATTGTCTAGATCATTGCCATATTTTTTAATGTAATTTTCTGAAGTAATTATTATTTTTATTTGGTTCATTCTTGCTTGAGTATATTCTAAAAGTAAATAATCATTTATTTCTTCCTTAAACCAATGATTATGATACCTCATTTTTTCTGAATAATCATGGGGATATAATTCAACGATTAACTGGCTAGAATAAACAAATCCATAATCTCCATTTTCATGAGGGCTTAATTCTATCCACATTCTTTTATTTCTATTAACGTCTACAATATAATTATAGAAAGAAAATGAATTAAAATTGCCATCTTTATTATTAAATGATTTGTTTAGATTGTCTACTTCTAACGATGCTACATAAAAGAAAATTCTAGGATGCCAATTATAAAAATTAACAGTACGATCCTTTATTGGAAAGTATGATGAGGATAAATATCTTCGGTAAGTAAGTGATAGTATGTCTGCAGGATAGGCATATACAAAACCGTTACGAGAAATAAATGTTATTTTATAATCTGGATAAATATAATTATTCTTGATGTATTGGAAGTATCCCTCTTCTAGAATTTTTTCAGCTTCCAATCTTTCTCTGCTAGTTTCATTGTTTTTGTCTATAATTAATTGTAAAAGAGTATCTCTATCTAAGTCTATATCTTCATCTAAATCAAAAGTATCATATAAAAAAATACCATCATAGTAAAGTTCGTGGCCTTTGCCAGAGATTTCAAATACAATTCCTACTACATCTTCGTATTTTGTTAAATTTTGATAGTTTTTATCCCCTTCTTTTGTCCTGCACTTAATTGAGCTAATTAAATATTCATATTTTCCATTTTCATGGATTTTTATACATTCTTGGGCAAACTTTCTTAATTTGTAAGGTTCGGGAATTAGTTCACTCTCTCTCCAAGAATCTAGGTGAGAGGATGTTTTTGAAAAATTTTTAATATTTTCTAAATCTAAATTTAATTCCCCTTTTATATTTGTATAAGTTGGAATGGGCTCATACGTGCCATAATCAAAATAGAAATCAAATAATGTCACGAGAGATAATTTTCCACCTTTAGAGATTAGTTTATTTTCAATATCATTTTCTTCTCCTCTAATAATCTGAGTGCCACATAATGAAAACAATAAGAAGAAAATAAACAATAAGGCGATATATTTCATGAACAAAAATATGGACTGAGGAATATTAAAGTTTCTATTATTTGATTGTAATGTAGTAATCAAAAGATTTTAAATTCTCCAAATATTATCTTTCTCTTCTTTCCAAGTAAATACTTCCCCCATAGCACATGTAGCTCCAGTAGACGTAACAAAGTTTGGAGGATTCTTTGGAAAAGTTTTTTTACATCCATATAGACGATATTTGTCTAGATTTAGTAAAGGAGGGCTATATTCCTTAAAAGTTAGTAATTCACTAAACAAATCAAGCAAAGTATCTAAAACGTTTTCAATGTCGTGTTCTTTATATGCCAACTTAATAGTATACAAGACTATCGAGATTATGTCGTTATACTTGTCCATATTTATATTTCTGATATTTTTTCTTAATTTTGGGAGTATCGTTTTTGATTTACTTGGAATACCTAATTGGCTCCTATCTTCGGATAACTTGATAATTTCTGATTCATCAAGAAAATCCATCACCCTATGGTGCACGGAAGGTGAAATATTTGGTACAGTCAATTTAAATCCCTCTAAGTCCTGAGTTGGCTCGTATAATGACAGCAACCCTTTCAATTGAGCAAGCCGAATCCTTGATTCTTTATCTTGAACATGCGTCATTAGGATAGAGACGTTACTTGATAAATATTCTAATCCACTTACATCTGCTTCAGTCTTACGTTCACTTGCCAATACGATCTTGTATAAAAAATCAAATAATAGTCCATATGAAATTTCTAATGGAGTTTTGGAGATATCATAGTGAATAGGTTCCAGATAATCAAAAACTTTATTATATGTTTTTCTTTTTTTATCGATAAGTTCTACTCTATGTTTAAGACTTTCAGGAAATTCTTCAATACTTTTATCTATAAAAGTTCCAAATGTTTCAATATCATAGGGGATATAAACTTTATGTGCAGAACATCCTATCAAAGTTTCAAGAAGATAATAGTTAGGCGCGTACAGATATCTTTTTGGTCCGGGCCTAGCAATTGCTACATTAAAACTTGTTATTATGCTTGAATTCATTTAATCTCCCTTTTATAGTAGTTTTTTTATTATTTACAATAATTATTAATAAAATTGATTTCAATATTCATCAATTAATCCTAGTTTTTTTAGTCTGGCTCTAATAGCACTATTTTGCCTTTCCAAAACTTTAGCTATATCACTTATTGGAGTTCCTTGATTAAATAAATTAATCAATTTAGCTTCTTCATCAGACTCCCATTTCTCATAGGCCCTGGGGTGTTTCATTCTTAATTTATCTATTCTATCCTGATAAGATTTTTTTTCGATAAGATCTTCAAGTCTTATAGATTTAACTTCATCAGGGATTTCTAAATCTTCTTTGCCATTAAGAAACTTCTTGCCGCAATAAGGACAAAACAAAAAACTATCTTCTATTCTGTTACTACAATCACTGCAAACTAAAGGGATATCATTATTAATAATATTTAATATCAAGAAGTTACTTCTATCGATAAATTCCCCAGGTATTTCTTTTATGAAAGAAGACTCGTTGCCTATTTCAGTTATCAAAAATAGCTCTTCCTTGGCCCTAGTCATTGCCACATAAAAAAGTCTTCGCTCTTCTTCCATCCTTAACTCATAATTTGTCTCTTTTATGATCTGGAATATTCGATCTTCTCCCCATACACTGGGAAATCCATACAAGCCTGAAGTTAATCCTATTAGAAATACTATTCTTGCTTCTAATCCTTTGGCAGAATGAATAGTTCCAGAGGGCACCCTGATATTTGCTTTAGCCAGTTCATATCGGTATGGATCAAACATTCGTTTCTTTCTGTAAAGAATTAAAATATCTTCACGATTGTAGCCGTTATCCAAAAATTGCTTTATATTCTCTACTACCTTTTCGACACCGTCTTCTGATTCTTTCTTTGATGCGTAAAGATAAAGTTTTTTACCTTTTTTTGATATGGAGCGTATTTCTTTAGCTATTTGAAATTTATTGTGCTTTATAACTTCACTAGAAGCAGAAACGATATTATCATGGCTCCTATAATTTATATCAAGTTTTATAATTTTAGAGTTTTCAAAATATTTTTCAAAGTTAACTATGTATTCTACTTCTGAACCCCTCCATCCATATATGCTCTGCCAGTCGTCTCCAACACAAAATAATTGTGTTTCTTCTGTCAATAATAGTTTAAGCAATTTTACTTGGAGTGTATTTACATCCTGAAACTCATCTACTAGAATATATTTGTATTTTGTTTGGAAGATATTTTTAACGTCAGGATAGTTATTAAGTAGATCAATCGTTTTAATTATTAAATCGTTAAAATCTAGGTATGAATGATAAGTACAATAATCTGAGAAGCTTTTGATTATTGGTTCTATAAGAATGTAAAAATCTTTCACTCGTTTATGTGGGTCATTCTGAGCTTTTTGATATATTTCTAGAAAATCTCTTCCCTCAACTTTTATTTTATCTATTACACTAATTAACTCCGCTACAAATCTATCCAGTTCCTTATGATAACCTGAAAACTCTTCTTCAAACTTAAGGGCAGGTAATTTTGTAATATCCTTGTGAATTCTTGGCGAAATAACTTTCTCTAATTCTCTGTGAAATTCATTTATATCGACAGTCATAGATTCAAAAACTTTGAAATAAGCTTTGCCTGCTTCTTTGAAATCTATTTCTTTCAAAGCCATTGGGGAGCTGAGATTACTTACGTGTTCGATGTAGAGATTAGCTTCTGGTATGAAAAAATCTGGATTTGCTTTATAATCCGATATTTGGAGAGGTGATTCATACTCATAATCTATATTGTGCCGATAGAGCCAATCTGCGATATATCTTTCAGATTTGGATCTTACAGATTCACCTCTTAGAGTAATATACGGTCGTGGATATTGATTGGGGTGATTAGTATTTACATTTAACCTTAAATCTTCAA
Proteins encoded:
- a CDS encoding UvrD-helicase domain-containing protein, with amino-acid sequence MNPTLQGLNEKQREAVISEDKRLLVLAGAGSGKTKTIIQKIMYLIFEQNVDPSEILAITFARNAANEMFDKLIIEADDKCEYKNIVYNKKITNKQKYEERKKYVSKYPWLNNLTVRTFHSLCFYILRNNGAKEFDNRFKILPDKEYGDTLGTYFQAPEDSKEILHKLILACASDKEYLLFLKRYILDHYVEDLRLNVNTNHPNQYPRPYITLRGESVRSKSERYIADWLYRHNIDYEYESPLQISDYKANPDFFIPEANLYIEHVSNLSSPMALKEIDFKEAGKAYFKVFESMTVDINEFHRELEKVISPRIHKDITKLPALKFEEEFSGYHKELDRFVAELISVIDKIKVEGRDFLEIYQKAQNDPHKRVKDFYILIEPIIKSFSDYCTYHSYLDFNDLIIKTIDLLNNYPDVKNIFQTKYKYILVDEFQDVNTLQVKLLKLLLTEETQLFCVGDDWQSIYGWRGSEVEYIVNFEKYFENSKIIKLDINYRSHDNIVSASSEVIKHNKFQIAKEIRSISKKGKKLYLYASKKESEDGVEKVVENIKQFLDNGYNREDILILYRKKRMFDPYRYELAKANIRVPSGTIHSAKGLEARIVFLIGLTSGLYGFPSVWGEDRIFQIIKETNYELRMEEERRLFYVAMTRAKEELFLITEIGNESSFIKEIPGEFIDRSNFLILNIINNDIPLVCSDCSNRIEDSFLFCPYCGKKFLNGKEDLEIPDEVKSIRLEDLIEKKSYQDRIDKLRMKHPRAYEKWESDEEAKLINLFNQGTPISDIAKVLERQNSAIRARLKKLGLIDEY